The genomic interval TGTCTCTGTTCCTCTGAGAAGATGCTTAGGGCGCGGGGTTGCAAGGCTGAGCGGGGCGCGGGCTCCCCCCGGGCCGAGCGGCCCCTGCAGCCGGGCCTCGCCCCTCGGCGCTCTCCGCCCACCCGCCCGGCCCGCGGCCCCGTCGCGCCGCCCCTGCGCCCCGCGCCGCCGCGCCCGCCCGGGTCCTCGCCTCGGCTCGCTCGGCTCCGCGCTGCCCCCGTCCGCGCGCACCgaagccgccgccgccgccgccgccagcaGCCGCCGCTGCCACCCGCATCACGTGACCGCGCGCCCGCCGGCTCCGCGGAGGGCCCCTCCCCCTCCCGCAGCGCCCGCACGCCGGAGCCGGCGCTAGGTCCGGGCTGCGGCGGCCCAGGAGGCGCGCGGGACGCCGTTCCCGGGGGCTCCGGGCGCCCGGCAAGGAGGGTGTCCGAGTCTCAGGCCCGGCCCCTTACCCTCTGGGCTGGGACCGGCGCGGGGGGCGCAGGGCACCAGTGGCAGCTGCTGGCGGCCGGGCGCGCGCGCGAGTCACGCGGTGGTTGGGATGTTGCGCTGGCTCATCGCGGTTCTGCCCAGGCCCGGCGCTTGTAGAGCCCTGAGTCGGGGCCCGGTTTCTAGGCCCTGTTCAGGGCTGAGCCCTCTAATGTTGGGCTAGTCAGGAACTTTCCCCAGCCTCAATTTACCCACTAGAAACATCATCCTTCGTGCATTCAGTCAACATTAGTGGACAGCATGTTGCCAGGCCCCATGGGGCACAGGGAGGAGGATGACCATCCTTGCCATCAAAGGTTCTGGGTCTAGCGGAGGAGACAGGAAGCTAGATTTTCGTAATGAAGGGGTTTGCACAGGGTACTGTGGGTGCAGGCAGGTGGGCATCCTGGGGAGGGAGGGGTTGTGGAAGATGTTTTTGGAGAAGGTGGGGGCGAAGAGGGAGAGGCCAACGGAGGCAAGAGGGAAGAATGAAACGGCATCCTACACAGAGGTGAGAGCTGCATGGTGCTGGCAGTCAACACAGGGCTCTTAGGTACGGCTGAAGCGCAGAAAATTCCAGACAGTTGTATAGCACTAAGAGGCTGGAGAAGTCTGCAGCCTTGGAAGCAAGGCTAGGGAGCCAGACTGTAAGGGAAGGTAAGGGTGAGTCATGGAGGATATTAAGCCAAAAGTGCAGCCGTCCAGTATGTGAGTCCCTATGGCAGCTGTgtggaagaggagggaggtgaCCTCACATGGGCAGAAGGATGGAAAGGAGGGGACAGACAGCTGGATAGCTGGATCAAGTTTCAAGAGAAAGATGAGGGAAAGGAGGATACTCAGGATTCTCATCAGGAGACAGAAAGTAGGTGCTGCCTGCCACAGAGGGAGTGAGGTCAGGGGGCAGGAGGCAGtttaagaagagaagagaaggctgCCTCCCACCAGGCCCAAGAGATGTCTGGGTGGAGgagtttagcaggcctggctgtCATGTCTGCCTCTCAAGGGAGAGGGCTGGGCTATGAGAGGGAGAGCTGAGGGTGCTCAGGGAGACCAGAGCCTGGGTGAGGTCTCCTGTTCGGGTGTGCAGAGCAGGATCAAAGGGATCCAACAGCCTAAAGACCCCATTCAGGCCCTGGACTGGATACTTTCCATGGACCTTCCAGACCCAGAACCTCCCAGCATTTGAAATGTTCAAAATGAGGCTGCCCAAAACAGGCTCCCAAGATCTGGGTTCCATTCTGCTTACTGCCACCAGTGGCTTTAGGCATGTCACAGATTCTAAGACCAAATGAACATGTGGCCCTTGTGTTGACCTGTTTATAGTTCCATGGAAGACTTCTGGATATACATGTCTTCAACTTACCTTTCAGGACCAAAGGGCTGTGGGTGAGGGGCCAAGAAAGAGCCTCCCAGATAAGTCTCCTTCTAAGCAATAGATACCTTCCTAAAAGGCTGAGGGTGAATGGATTTAGGTCACAGGTGCAGACATTATCTCACACTCAGGGGAGCGAGGCAGTGGCAACTTATTCCAGTGCCAGTCAGTATTTTCACAGAGGTTTGCCTTAAAAACTGGACTCACCATTTGAGCACCTGATGATTCCAGCTCTTCAGGAAAcaagcaacaaaaaaaacccaagccTGAGAGATACTATAGGGAGGAGGACTCACATAACTGCTGCTAAGTTAGGAACCAGCTCAGGCACACCCCCTATGTTCAACCCTCCACCCTCTATTCCCTTCCCCCCCAAAACCCATTCAACTCTGACCTTAGagtcctccctcctttccccaacTATCCAAGCACGACCCATTTCCAGGCTCATACCGCTCCCATGCCCTTCAGCAGCCCAGGACATCCCCAACCAAGCTCTTTGCATTTACCTTTGCATTCTCTGGCCAGGTCCAGCATGGCATGCTCTGTGGCTTGGTCTGTGGCAGCATCTGTTGCAGGGTGGCCCAGGGCTGGTTCTGTGCTTGAAATCATTGGGCAGGTAGCAGTGTCTGATGCGGCCAGGTTATTAGCACTATCCAGTGTGGTCTGCCCAGTGGCTGGGTCTGGGGTGAATGGCACGACTGAATCCATAGGTGTGCCCAGCCTGGCTCCATTTGCTTTAGCCAAAGCCATGGCTGTTTCCAACCTGGTTGTGCCCAGTTTGACTGGATCTGGTATTGCCAGCTCCATGGCAGTGCCCCCTGTAGTCATATCTGGCTTGGTTGTGCCTGTTGTAGTCAAGCTAATGGTTTTGTCCAACTTGCCCCTGTCTGGTGTAGCcatgtctttgctcagcttgtCTGTGTCTGGGGTTATCAAATCCATCACCGTGCCTGGCTTGGTTGTCCCCACTGTAGTCAAATTCTTGATTGTGCCTACTGTAGACAACTTGATGGCTTTGCCTGATTTGACTGTGGCTGCTGTAGATAGGTCCATGGCTGTCCCCAGTTTGGTTTTCAGACTGGGTAACTCTGTGCCTGTGTCCAATCTGGGTGTGTTTGGTGTTACCAAATTGGTAGCCAAACTAGGTCTATTGGTGGCCATTGTGGTTAAATATCTGGCTGTACCTGCCCTTGTATCCACAGCAGTCAAATTCACAATAGCATTGGCCCTTTGGAGACGCACCCGGGGCCTGGGGATACCCCTGGACCGGGACTTGCCTCTTGCTGTAGAAGCTCTGGTAGGCATATGGGTAGTCATTGGGACAGGGTGCCCCTGACCCGCTGGGCCTGGCCCCACAAAGACTGGCTCACTCTTGGCTAAATGGGATTGGAAAGGTAAGGCCAGGTATGAAGTCACCAGGGGCTTCTCCACCGTGGGCATTCTGCTGGATTTGGTCAGACTTGGATTCACTGGGCCCTCAATGTGGACCCTGCCCCCTGGCATCAGGGTCACAGGTGGTGAGTCTGAAGCAGATGGCCTCCCTTCCGCATGGGTAGCAGGCTTCTTTCCTGGGGTGGACAACTCTTCCCAGTGAGAAAGTAAGGGCTCCCGGGGCCATGCCTGGCTGTTCTGACGGAGCGTTAAGGAGATGGAGCTGAGTTTCCTGGGCATGAGGGTGTTGGCAGGCAGCGGGCTCAGGGAAGCCCCTCGGGCTGTGCCAGTCTCTTGTGGGGGCACACTTTGGGCCCTGGCTCCAAGTCCTGGTCGGCGGGAAGTCTGTGGGGTATGGCTTGGGGGGAAGGCATCCAGACGGATAGTCTTCCTGAGGACAGGGATGAGGGGGGACACCCCACCAGGGAGCCTGGAGGGACGAGTTGAGCACCCTAGCACAGGACTATGGGAGAAGGAGCTTCCAGGGCCTGGGCCTCTGTGCAGCTGCATCTCTGGAGGAGCAGGTGCCAAGCTGTGGTCCATCCAGCTTGTTCTTTCCCTGAGGCGATCAACAGAGAGAAAGTGCCAGGCAAGGGTGAGCTGTGCAGGCCTGCAGGTCTGAACCCTGTGCCTCCTGACCAGCAGAACACTGCCCATTGTGACGGGGCTTTATTTTAATGATTGTCCAGTCTCCTTAGTGGGTACACAGGTATCTCCCTCCAGTCCTCCTACAGCTCCTACCTGCTGCACAACTACACACTCTtacacacacctacacactcCTACACATGCACACAACCAGCCCAAAAGGGAGGAACCTGATGCGTCCAAGAATAGGCTGTTTCTGGCAGGAGGGAAGTTGGGTGGGTTGGGCACCTCTCCTTTGCCTGGGCCTGAGCCTGGCTCCTCTCTGTGAACAGCTCTGTGGAGGCCACATACATGTTAAGGGACTCTGGAGGAGGCCAGTGGTTACTAGAGGCCTATCTGCCTCTCTTTTCCAGAAAGAGCCAAAGGGCTCTGGGTTCTCATCAACTGCATCCAAAGTAGGAGTACAGGCATCCAGGAAGGAGGCCAAGAGATGACTGATTTGGCTTGAGAACAGAGTCTAGACCTGCAGCTCCTGCCCAGAACCAGGAAAGAGCCCTGGAAGAGCCTGGTGCCAAAGCCAGagtcagagccagagccagagctggAGAGGGCCTGGAGAAGGCAAGGCCTGGGAGTAACAAGTTTTCAAGAAGGGCACTTATCCAGTGAGCAAGCCACAGTCCCCTCCCTTGAAGAGCCTGCCATCCCTGGGGTGCAGGCCAAGGAAGTAGGTGGCTATGCCGAGTTAAGCGTTAGGGGTAGGCACTGCCTCCATCCCTGGTTTTGGAAGGAGGCTCAGCCTGAGCTTTGGGCTATTCGTATAGAAGGCCCAAAGAGGAGGAAATGTGGCATCTTTCTAGAGATCCAGTGTGGGGCTCCTGGGCTAAGGAGGGAGACAAGGCTGCAGGTGAGCTGGGGACCAAGCCAGGTGACAACAGTGCTCAG from Nycticebus coucang isolate mNycCou1 chromosome 3, mNycCou1.pri, whole genome shotgun sequence carries:
- the SEPTIN3 gene encoding neuronal-specific septin-3 isoform X4, coding for MDHSLAPAPPEMQLHRGPGPGSSFSHSPVLGCSTRPSRLPGGVSPLIPVLRKTIRLDAFPPSHTPQTSRRPGLGARAQSVPPQETGTARGASLSPLPANTLMPRKLSSISLTLRQNSQAWPREPLLSHWEELSTPGKKPATHAEGRPSASDSPPVTLMPGGRVHIEGPVNPSLTKSSRMPTVEKPLVTSYLALPFQSHLAKSEPVFVGPGPAGQGHPVPMTTHMPTRASTARGKSRSRGIPRPRVRLQRANAIVNLTAVDTRAGTARYLTTMATNRPSLATNLVTPNTPRLDTGTELPSLKTKLGTAMDLSTAATVKSGKAIKLSTVGTIKNLTTVGTTKPGTVMDLITPDTDKLSKDMATPDRGKLDKTISLTTTGTTKPDMTTGGTAMELAIPDPVKLGTTRLETAMALAKANGARLGTPMDSVVPFTPDPATGQTTLDSANNLAASDTATCPMISSTEPALGHPATDAATDQATEHAMLDLARECKVIEEGGVKMKLTVIDTPGFGDQINNENCWEPIEKYINEQYEKFLKEEVNIARKKRIPDTRVHCCLYFISPTGHSLRPLDLEFMKHLSKVVNIIPVIAKADTMTLEEKSEFKQRVRKELEVNGIEFYPQKEFDEDLEDKTENDKIRQESMPFAVVGSDKEYQVNGKRVLGRKTPWGIIEVENLNHCEFALLRDFVIRTHLQDLKEVTHNIHYETYRAKRLNDNGGLPPGEGLLGTVLPPVPATPCPTAE
- the SEPTIN3 gene encoding neuronal-specific septin-3 isoform X2, which codes for MDHSLAPAPPEMQLHRGPGPGSSFSHSPVLGCSTRPSRLPGGVSPLIPVLRKTIRLDAFPPSHTPQTSRRPGLGARAQSVPPQETGTARGASLSPLPANTLMPRKLSSISLTLRQNSQAWPREPLLSHWEELSTPGKKPATHAEGRPSASDSPPVTLMPGGRVHIEGPVNPSLTKSSRMPTVEKPLVTSYLALPFQSHLAKSEPVFVGPGPAGQGHPVPMTTHMPTRASTARGKSRSRGIPRPRVRLQRANAIVNLTAVDTRAGTARYLTTMATNRPSLATNLVTPNTPRLDTGTELPSLKTKLGTAMDLSTAATVKSGKAIKLSTVGTIKNLTTVGTTKPGTVMDLITPDTDKLSKDMATPDRGKLDKTISLTTTGTTKPDMTTGGTAMELAIPDPVKLGTTRLETAMALAKANGARLGTPMDSVVPFTPDPATGQTTLDSANNLAASDTATCPMISSTEPALGHPATDAATDQATEHAMLDLARECKGFPETRTDAAMSELVPEPRPKPAVPMKPVSINSNLLGYIGIDTIIEQMRKKTMKTGFDFNIMVVVIEEGGVKMKLTVIDTPGFGDQINNENCWEPIEKYINEQYEKFLKEEVNIARKKRIPDTRVHCCLYFISPTGHSLRPLDLEFMKHLSKVVNIIPVIAKADTMTLEEKSEFKQRVRKELEVNGIEFYPQKEFDEDLEDKTENDKIRQESMPFAVVGSDKEYQVNGKRVLGRKTPWGIIEVENLNHCEFALLRDFVIRTHLQDLKEVTHNIHYETYRAKRLNDNGGLPPGEGLLGTVLPPVPATPCPTAE
- the SEPTIN3 gene encoding neuronal-specific septin-3 isoform X3 encodes the protein MDHSLAPAPPEMQLHRGPGPGSSFSHSPVLGCSTRPSRLPGGVSPLIPVLRKTIRLDAFPPSHTPQTSRRPGLGARAQSVPPQETGTARGASLSPLPANTLMPRKLSSISLTLRQNSQAWPREPLLSHWEELSTPGKKPATHAEGRPSASDSPPVTLMPGGRVHIEGPVNPSLTKSSRMPTVEKPLVTSYLALPFQSHLAKSEPVFVGPGPAGQGHPVPMTTHMPTRASTARGKSRSRGIPRPRVRLQRANAIVNLTAVDTRAGTARYLTTMATNRPSLATNLVTPNTPRLDTGTELPSLKTKLGTAMDLSTAATVKSGKAIKLSTVGTIKNLTTVGTTKPGTVMDLITPDTDKLSKDMATPDRGKLDKTISLTTTGTTKPDMTTGGTAMELAIPDPVKLGTTRLETAMALAKANGARLGTPMDSVVPFTPDPATGQTTLDSANNLAASDTATCPMISSTEPALGHPATDAATDQATEHAMLDLARECKGQSGLGKSTLVNTLFKSQVSRKASSWNREEKIPKTVEIKAIGHVIEEGGVKMKLTVIDTPGFGDQINNENCWEPIEKYINEQYEKFLKEEVNIARKKRIPDTRVHCCLYFISPTGHSLRPLDLEFMKHLSKVVNIIPVIAKADTMTLEEKSEFKQRVRKELEVNGIEFYPQKEFDEDLEDKTENDKIRQESMPFAVVGSDKEYQVNGKRVLGRKTPWGIIEVENLNHCEFALLRDFVIRTHLQDLKEVTHNIHYETYRAKRLNDNGGLPPGEGLLGTVLPPVPATPCPTAE
- the SEPTIN3 gene encoding neuronal-specific septin-3 isoform X1; amino-acid sequence: MDHSLAPAPPEMQLHRGPGPGSSFSHSPVLGCSTRPSRLPGGVSPLIPVLRKTIRLDAFPPSHTPQTSRRPGLGARAQSVPPQETGTARGASLSPLPANTLMPRKLSSISLTLRQNSQAWPREPLLSHWEELSTPGKKPATHAEGRPSASDSPPVTLMPGGRVHIEGPVNPSLTKSSRMPTVEKPLVTSYLALPFQSHLAKSEPVFVGPGPAGQGHPVPMTTHMPTRASTARGKSRSRGIPRPRVRLQRANAIVNLTAVDTRAGTARYLTTMATNRPSLATNLVTPNTPRLDTGTELPSLKTKLGTAMDLSTAATVKSGKAIKLSTVGTIKNLTTVGTTKPGTVMDLITPDTDKLSKDMATPDRGKLDKTISLTTTGTTKPDMTTGGTAMELAIPDPVKLGTTRLETAMALAKANGARLGTPMDSVVPFTPDPATGQTTLDSANNLAASDTATCPMISSTEPALGHPATDAATDQATEHAMLDLARECKGFPETRTDAAMSELVPEPRPKPAVPMKPVSINSNLLGYIGIDTIIEQMRKKTMKTGFDFNIMVVGQSGLGKSTLVNTLFKSQVSRKASSWNREEKIPKTVEIKAIGHVIEEGGVKMKLTVIDTPGFGDQINNENCWEPIEKYINEQYEKFLKEEVNIARKKRIPDTRVHCCLYFISPTGHSLRPLDLEFMKHLSKVVNIIPVIAKADTMTLEEKSEFKQRVRKELEVNGIEFYPQKEFDEDLEDKTENDKIRQESMPFAVVGSDKEYQVNGKRVLGRKTPWGIIEVENLNHCEFALLRDFVIRTHLQDLKEVTHNIHYETYRAKRLNDNGGLPPGEGLLGTVLPPVPATPCPTAE